The following are encoded together in the Pedobacter sp. D749 genome:
- a CDS encoding TlpA disulfide reductase family protein — protein MKTLKLFCSLVLAAGVANAQGVKFSADQPAAGSTVKFTYDPKGTNLENLADVKCKSYTFFSKTNPKDTKIELVKEGAIYKGEITAPDSVTVVGLAFSVGDQKDEAPAGYVLEFTKGGKVPAEAYLNEAFLYGLAGNYYLGLTIDPEKAVSLYKQAFALKPELKKKNLQQYLSLEYKADKDKGTKLINENISALSKLKEPKEEDLSTVIGLYSLLKKKAQADSVKIILLKKYPTGNYAWGDDMNALYGTKDFGTQEKKAADMIAKFKFDASKKADADKLNSIYGILANASIQAKNADKFELYAGKVTNKQSKANLYNSFAWPLAEKKENLELATELSKKSLDLIEEAKNGEVPVYFSSKDEYIKSLDRAYAMYADTYALLLHHQGNNKEALAYQEKAKAYNDASGNERYIMYLNLTGNKDKAYAEAEKIIKEGKATDSLKTIFKTLYTSLKKEGTYETYIANLEKAALEKERAEWVKKMINIPAPGFSLTNLKGEKVSLASLKGKIVILDYWATWCGPCVASFPGMQKAMAKYSGNPNVVFLFVNTWQNEENREKLVTDFIAEKKYNFNVLYDTKNAKDPSKFDVVSAYKVDGIPTKFVIDGDGNIRFKAVGFSGSDDGVVKEIDAMVGLLASKESSK, from the coding sequence ATGAAAACCTTAAAATTGTTCTGTTCACTGGTGTTGGCTGCGGGAGTGGCTAATGCTCAAGGGGTAAAATTTTCAGCTGATCAACCTGCGGCAGGAAGTACCGTTAAATTTACCTACGATCCAAAAGGAACCAACCTGGAAAACCTGGCCGATGTAAAATGTAAGAGTTATACTTTTTTTTCGAAAACCAACCCAAAAGACACCAAGATTGAGCTGGTAAAAGAAGGGGCGATTTATAAAGGGGAAATTACTGCGCCGGATAGCGTTACCGTGGTTGGACTTGCTTTTTCGGTTGGCGATCAGAAAGATGAAGCGCCTGCGGGTTATGTACTTGAATTTACCAAAGGTGGAAAAGTGCCTGCTGAAGCCTATCTTAACGAAGCCTTTTTATACGGATTGGCCGGAAATTATTATCTCGGGCTTACCATTGATCCTGAAAAAGCAGTTAGTTTGTATAAACAGGCATTCGCCTTAAAGCCAGAGCTGAAAAAGAAAAACCTGCAACAATATCTTTCGTTGGAGTACAAAGCAGATAAAGATAAGGGAACAAAGCTCATCAACGAGAATATTTCGGCCTTATCTAAATTAAAAGAACCTAAAGAAGAAGATTTAAGCACTGTTATTGGGCTGTATTCATTGTTAAAGAAAAAAGCTCAGGCAGACTCGGTAAAAATAATTCTGTTGAAAAAATATCCGACAGGAAATTATGCCTGGGGAGATGATATGAATGCGCTATATGGTACAAAAGATTTTGGAACACAGGAGAAAAAAGCAGCAGACATGATTGCCAAATTTAAATTCGATGCCAGCAAAAAAGCAGATGCCGATAAGTTAAATTCAATTTATGGCATTTTGGCAAACGCAAGCATACAGGCAAAAAATGCCGATAAATTTGAACTTTATGCTGGTAAAGTAACTAATAAACAAAGCAAGGCAAATTTGTATAATTCTTTTGCCTGGCCATTGGCTGAGAAAAAAGAAAACCTGGAGCTAGCAACAGAACTCTCTAAAAAATCGCTCGATTTGATAGAAGAGGCTAAAAATGGTGAAGTACCAGTTTATTTTTCTTCAAAAGATGAGTACATAAAATCGCTTGATCGGGCTTACGCCATGTATGCCGATACCTATGCACTATTGCTGCATCATCAGGGTAATAACAAAGAAGCATTGGCTTATCAGGAAAAAGCTAAGGCTTATAATGATGCTAGTGGAAACGAACGGTACATCATGTATTTAAATTTAACGGGTAATAAGGATAAAGCCTATGCTGAAGCCGAAAAGATCATAAAAGAAGGGAAAGCCACTGACTCTTTGAAAACAATCTTCAAAACGCTTTACACTTCATTAAAGAAAGAAGGAACTTACGAAACCTATATTGCCAACTTAGAAAAAGCAGCACTTGAAAAAGAAAGAGCGGAGTGGGTCAAAAAAATGATCAATATCCCTGCGCCTGGGTTTTCTTTAACCAATCTTAAAGGGGAAAAGGTAAGCTTAGCAAGTTTAAAGGGGAAGATTGTGATTTTAGATTATTGGGCAACCTGGTGCGGCCCTTGTGTTGCTTCTTTTCCGGGGATGCAAAAAGCCATGGCTAAATATTCAGGTAACCCCAATGTGGTATTCTTGTTTGTAAACACCTGGCAAAATGAAGAAAATAGAGAAAAACTTGTTACCGATTTTATTGCCGAAAAGAAATATAATTTTAACGTGCTTTACGATACCAAAAATGCAAAAGACCCCTCAAAATTTGATGTGGTAAGTGCTTATAAAGTTGATGGAATCCCTACCAAATTTGTAATAGATGGTGATGGTAACATCAGGTTTAAAGCCGTTGGTTTCTCTGGCTCTGATGATGGTGTGGTGAAAGAAATAGATGCCATGGTCGGATTACTGGCTTCTAAAGAATCGAGTAAATAA
- a CDS encoding OmpH family outer membrane protein, whose product MERRTFKTFGLLATATLITAFSACQNKDTKTTETKKTEGTTAAVSPTEKIVYVNSDSLLTKYEYFKDLKVKFEGKSKNAQADMQAKGQAFQREVAQYQQSAQTLSADQRKSTEERLARKQQELQTYQQNAGGALQNEQAAENEKLYDKVAEYLKGYAKGKGYKMVLTYSKGNSSILFADESLDVTSEVIKGLNAEYSKK is encoded by the coding sequence ATGGAAAGAAGAACCTTTAAAACCTTTGGTTTACTTGCAACAGCAACTTTGATAACTGCTTTCTCTGCATGCCAGAACAAAGACACTAAAACTACTGAAACTAAAAAAACAGAGGGTACTACTGCAGCGGTTTCTCCAACTGAGAAAATTGTGTATGTAAACTCCGACTCGTTACTTACAAAATATGAATACTTCAAAGATCTTAAAGTGAAATTTGAAGGCAAGAGCAAAAATGCTCAGGCAGATATGCAGGCTAAAGGTCAGGCTTTCCAAAGAGAGGTGGCACAATACCAACAATCGGCACAAACTTTATCTGCCGATCAACGTAAAAGCACTGAAGAGCGTTTAGCACGTAAGCAACAGGAATTGCAAACTTACCAACAAAATGCCGGCGGTGCTTTACAGAATGAGCAGGCTGCTGAAAACGAAAAATTGTATGATAAAGTTGCAGAATATTTAAAAGGTTACGCTAAAGGAAAAGGTTATAAAATGGTTTTAACTTACTCAAAAGGTAACAGTTCTATTTTATTTGCCGACGAAAGTTTAGATGTTACTTCGGAAGTAATTAAAGGCTTAAATGCTGAATACAGCAAAAAATAA
- the gyrB gene encoding DNA topoisomerase (ATP-hydrolyzing) subunit B, with product MSEEQDLKSNYSADNIQVLEGLEAVRKRPSMYIGDTGVKGLHHLVYEVVDNSIDEALAGHADTIDVRILEGNSIRVEDNGRGIPTGINTKENKSALEIVMTVLHAGGKFDKDTYKVSGGLHGVGVSCVNALSTDLKAEVHREGKIWMQEYKIGVPQYDVKEVGTTDKRGTIVTFTPDETIFTQTTEYKYDTLASRLRELSFLNKGIKLTLTDEREKLDDGSYFSETFLSEGGLKEFVAFLDDTRTSILAEPIYIEGIKNGVPVELAFQYNDSYSENVHSYVNNINTHEGGTHIAGFRRGLTRTLKNYADKEGLLKNVKMEITGDDFREGLTAVVSVKVQEPQFEGQTKTKLGNSEVMGSVDIAVGEALGNYLEENPKEAKMIINKVILAATARAAARKAREMVQRKSVMGGSGLPGKLADCSDSDPERCEIYLVEGDSAGGTAKQGRDRNIQAILPLKGKILNVEKAMEHKIYENDEIKNMFTAIGVSIGTPEDNKALNMTKLRYHKIVIMTDADIDGSHITTLILTFFYRYMRALIEAGYVYIASPPLYQVKKGKEFEYCWNDVQRDAAVQRLKGAGKEDSVHIQRYKGLGEMNAEQLWETTLNPATRTLLQATIESAAECDHTFSMLMGDEVAPRREFIERNAKYAKIDA from the coding sequence ATGAGCGAAGAACAGGATTTAAAGTCAAATTATTCGGCAGATAATATACAGGTTTTAGAAGGTTTAGAAGCGGTGCGTAAGCGCCCTTCAATGTATATAGGTGATACTGGTGTTAAAGGTTTACACCATTTGGTTTACGAGGTTGTGGATAACTCTATTGATGAGGCTTTGGCCGGTCATGCAGATACCATCGACGTTCGCATTTTGGAAGGTAACTCTATCAGGGTTGAAGATAATGGTCGTGGTATTCCAACCGGAATCAATACAAAAGAAAACAAATCGGCGCTTGAAATCGTAATGACGGTTTTACACGCCGGTGGTAAATTTGATAAAGATACTTACAAGGTTTCAGGTGGTTTGCACGGTGTGGGGGTAAGTTGCGTTAATGCCTTATCTACCGATTTAAAAGCAGAAGTGCACCGTGAAGGTAAGATCTGGATGCAGGAGTATAAAATTGGTGTTCCACAGTATGATGTTAAAGAAGTTGGAACTACCGATAAGCGTGGTACAATTGTAACATTCACTCCGGATGAAACCATTTTTACCCAAACTACTGAATACAAATACGATACTTTAGCCAGTCGTTTACGCGAGTTATCTTTCTTGAATAAAGGAATTAAATTAACGTTAACCGATGAACGTGAGAAACTGGATGACGGTTCTTATTTTTCGGAAACTTTCCTTTCAGAAGGTGGTTTAAAAGAGTTTGTAGCCTTTTTAGATGATACCCGTACTTCGATTTTGGCCGAGCCGATTTATATAGAAGGAATTAAAAATGGTGTTCCTGTTGAGCTGGCTTTCCAGTATAATGATAGTTACTCAGAAAATGTTCACTCTTATGTAAACAACATCAATACGCATGAGGGTGGTACACACATTGCCGGTTTCCGTAGGGGCTTAACCCGTACTTTAAAAAACTATGCCGATAAGGAAGGTTTATTAAAGAATGTAAAAATGGAAATTACCGGTGATGACTTCAGGGAAGGATTAACCGCAGTAGTTTCGGTAAAAGTACAGGAACCACAATTTGAAGGACAAACCAAAACCAAACTGGGTAACAGTGAGGTAATGGGGTCTGTTGATATTGCAGTAGGAGAGGCTTTAGGTAATTACCTTGAGGAAAACCCGAAAGAAGCCAAAATGATTATCAATAAGGTAATCTTAGCGGCTACAGCGCGTGCAGCGGCCCGTAAAGCCCGCGAAATGGTTCAGCGGAAGAGTGTAATGGGTGGTTCAGGTTTGCCCGGTAAACTGGCCGATTGCTCAGACAGTGATCCCGAAAGATGTGAGATTTACCTGGTAGAGGGTGACTCGGCGGGTGGTACCGCTAAACAAGGTCGCGATAGAAACATTCAGGCCATTTTACCTTTAAAAGGTAAAATCCTGAACGTAGAGAAAGCGATGGAGCACAAAATTTACGAGAACGACGAGATCAAAAATATGTTTACGGCTATTGGGGTAAGTATTGGTACACCAGAGGATAATAAAGCATTAAACATGACTAAATTGCGTTATCACAAGATTGTAATCATGACGGATGCGGATATCGACGGTTCACACATTACTACGTTGATCTTAACTTTCTTCTACCGTTACATGAGGGCATTAATCGAAGCAGGTTATGTTTATATTGCTTCTCCACCGCTTTATCAGGTTAAAAAAGGTAAAGAATTTGAATATTGCTGGAATGATGTACAACGCGATGCTGCTGTACAACGTTTAAAAGGCGCAGGTAAAGAAGATAGTGTACATATTCAGCGTTATAAAGGTTTAGGTGAGATGAACGCAGAACAATTGTGGGAAACTACTTTAAACCCGGCAACACGTACTTTATTACAGGCTACTATCGAAAGTGCTGCAGAGTGCGATCATACTTTCTCTATGTTAATGGGCGATGAAGTTGCTCCTCGTAGAGAATTTATAGAGCGTAATGCAAAGTATGCGAAGATTGATGCTTAA
- a CDS encoding response regulator transcription factor produces the protein MNLLLVEDEPSVVSVISRGLTDEGFTVSISPDGLIGKQMALENQFDLIILDIMLPGINGLELCKIIKEQKPNTPIIMLTALGTTENVVNGLDNGADDYLIKPFKFAELFARVRMLLRRYHGSASQDQVISVGDLQINLSAKTVKRNQQEIVLTATEYRLIEYMAKNKSKILSRIDILENVWDIDFNLGTNVVDVYVNYLRKKIDKNADQKLIHTAVGLGYILREK, from the coding sequence ATGAATTTATTACTAGTAGAAGATGAACCGAGCGTTGTATCTGTAATTTCGAGAGGTTTAACTGATGAGGGATTTACCGTAAGTATTTCTCCTGATGGTTTAATCGGGAAACAGATGGCTTTAGAAAATCAGTTCGACCTGATTATTCTTGACATCATGCTACCCGGAATAAATGGACTGGAACTTTGCAAAATCATTAAAGAACAAAAACCAAATACGCCCATTATTATGCTTACGGCCTTGGGTACGACCGAAAATGTGGTAAACGGACTGGATAATGGTGCAGATGATTATTTAATAAAGCCATTCAAATTTGCTGAACTTTTTGCGCGGGTCAGAATGCTATTGAGGCGATATCATGGCTCGGCTTCACAAGATCAGGTTATTTCTGTAGGAGACCTCCAGATTAATTTAAGCGCAAAAACGGTAAAACGAAACCAACAGGAAATTGTACTTACAGCAACAGAATATCGGCTAATTGAGTACATGGCCAAAAACAAATCTAAAATTTTATCCAGGATAGACATTTTAGAAAACGTTTGGGATATCGATTTTAACCTTGGCACCAATGTGGTTGATGTTTATGTTAATTACCTTCGCAAAAAAATAGATAAAAATGCCGATCAAAAACTTATCCATACTGCCGTAGGCTTAGGTTATATATTAAGGGAAAAATAA
- a CDS encoding group III truncated hemoglobin: MKKDIDNRADIISLVDTFYQNVALNKQIGPIFTDIAKVDWSHHLPKMYDFWESILFGKAIYKGNPMLSHFALNERTPLQHEQFETWKNLFFHNVDDLFEGPNAELIKQKAQSIADLMHFKINSPQSKIKIV; encoded by the coding sequence ATGAAAAAAGACATTGATAATAGAGCAGATATCATCTCCTTAGTGGATACGTTTTATCAAAATGTTGCGCTTAACAAACAGATTGGACCAATATTCACTGACATAGCTAAGGTAGATTGGTCGCACCACCTTCCAAAAATGTACGATTTCTGGGAAAGCATTCTCTTCGGAAAGGCCATTTATAAAGGCAATCCCATGCTTAGCCATTTTGCATTGAACGAACGAACTCCACTACAGCACGAGCAATTTGAGACATGGAAAAATCTCTTTTTCCATAACGTCGACGATTTATTTGAAGGTCCCAATGCAGAGCTGATTAAACAAAAAGCCCAATCTATTGCTGATTTGATGCATTTTAAAATCAATTCCCCGCAGTCGAAAATCAAAATTGTTTAG
- a CDS encoding aspartyl protease family protein, producing MKAISIPLKLINLQDDGFHLLVEIIVFKEKHLAVLDTGASRSVFDKSLIEQHLSETLQVSDEINAATLFTTTTTIQATIPEVKIGTLKIKAYETVAFDLQSVSDTYQQFGHPPIMGIIGGDILMQYKAIIDYNKLQLRLYR from the coding sequence ATGAAAGCCATCTCTATCCCCTTAAAACTGATCAATTTACAAGATGACGGCTTCCACCTTTTGGTGGAAATTATTGTTTTTAAAGAAAAACACCTTGCTGTTCTGGATACTGGTGCATCGCGGAGTGTTTTCGATAAATCTTTAATTGAACAACACTTATCAGAAACGCTTCAGGTATCAGACGAGATAAACGCAGCTACCCTTTTCACCACCACAACAACCATCCAGGCCACTATACCCGAGGTAAAAATCGGCACCTTAAAAATCAAAGCCTACGAAACCGTTGCTTTCGACCTGCAATCGGTTAGCGACACTTATCAACAGTTCGGCCACCCTCCTATTATGGGCATTATTGGTGGCGATATTTTAATGCAGTACAAAGCGATTATCGATTACAATAAACTTCAATTGCGGCTTTACAGGTAA
- a CDS encoding nucleoside deaminase: protein METQHQEYMQMAIDLSVQNVSESIGGPFGAVVVKDGKLIAKSANKVTSSNDPTAHAEVSAIRLACTELNTFDLSGCVIYTSCEPCPMCLGAIYWAKIDTIYYANTKADAENIGFSDKFIYEELDKPMEKRSLPVIQLMRDEALAAFKLWETSAMRIDY from the coding sequence ATGGAGACTCAACATCAGGAATATATGCAGATGGCAATAGACCTATCTGTACAGAATGTAAGTGAAAGTATTGGCGGGCCTTTTGGTGCTGTGGTGGTGAAAGATGGCAAATTGATTGCTAAATCGGCCAATAAGGTAACTTCAAGCAACGATCCTACAGCACACGCCGAAGTCTCAGCCATTAGGTTGGCTTGTACCGAATTGAATACTTTCGATTTAAGCGGCTGTGTAATTTATACCAGTTGCGAGCCCTGCCCTATGTGTTTGGGTGCTATTTATTGGGCTAAGATTGATACCATTTATTATGCAAATACCAAGGCAGATGCCGAAAACATTGGTTTTAGTGATAAGTTTATTTATGAAGAATTAGATAAACCGATGGAAAAAAGGAGCCTGCCGGTAATCCAACTGATGCGGGATGAAGCTTTGGCAGCTTTCAAATTATGGGAAACTTCTGCAATGCGGATTGATTATTAA
- a CDS encoding cell wall metabolism sensor histidine kinase WalK, which produces MEIAKKITLLFAILSAIIISLLSGFVWYFSNDFAFEDFYKRLEARVNIAAQIKLYEDDNNKVYAKMRNRYLERLPSEKEYIIDAGKPTNKLDRELPASFYNRIKSGYVARYRTENHFYAGKFFKNSNGGYLVIVSANDPVGFRELKDLQRILIIGFFLSVILSFVVGWKFSNYMLMPLRNIIKSVKKIKAENLHLRLDVKKGNDEMSQLAQTFNNMLNRLETAFETQNNFISNASHELRTPLTIISGEVELAMKTIEDRAKQEKALAKIKNEAERLEHILTSLLGLAQSGFNGKNQPWEEVRMDELLWEIKDSVNQVHPNSKIEIDFSKLPDDEELLSLRVNKNLIKLAISNIVNNACKYSNENLVSISIESNANMLSIAVTDRGIGIPQTDIQHIFEPFYRASNTSDFKGYGVGLPLSLNIIRLHRGSIGIKSQEGVGTEIKVLLPIKS; this is translated from the coding sequence ATGGAGATAGCAAAAAAAATCACTTTACTCTTTGCCATTTTATCGGCAATTATTATTTCTTTATTAAGTGGTTTTGTTTGGTATTTTTCTAACGACTTCGCCTTCGAAGATTTTTATAAACGCCTGGAAGCCAGGGTTAACATTGCTGCTCAAATTAAACTATATGAAGATGACAACAACAAAGTGTATGCAAAAATGCGCAATAGGTACCTGGAACGTTTGCCATCTGAAAAAGAATATATCATTGATGCAGGCAAACCAACCAATAAACTAGACCGCGAATTACCCGCAAGTTTTTATAATCGGATAAAGTCCGGTTATGTAGCCCGCTACCGCACCGAAAATCACTTCTATGCCGGTAAATTCTTTAAAAATTCGAACGGAGGATATCTCGTTATTGTTTCTGCAAATGATCCTGTAGGCTTCCGGGAGTTAAAAGACCTGCAAAGAATTTTAATTATTGGCTTTTTTCTTTCTGTAATCTTATCATTTGTGGTAGGATGGAAATTTTCCAATTACATGTTAATGCCGCTTCGAAACATCATTAAAAGTGTAAAAAAAATAAAGGCTGAAAATTTACACTTAAGATTAGATGTTAAAAAAGGAAATGATGAAATGTCGCAATTGGCCCAAACCTTCAATAACATGCTCAACCGTTTGGAAACAGCTTTCGAAACGCAGAATAATTTTATCAGTAATGCCTCACACGAGCTGAGAACACCCTTAACCATCATTAGTGGAGAGGTAGAACTCGCCATGAAAACCATAGAAGATAGGGCTAAACAGGAAAAAGCATTAGCAAAAATCAAAAATGAGGCAGAAAGGCTGGAACATATCTTAACCAGTTTATTAGGTTTGGCACAATCTGGTTTCAATGGAAAAAACCAACCCTGGGAAGAAGTGAGAATGGACGAACTGTTATGGGAAATTAAAGATTCAGTAAACCAGGTACATCCCAACAGTAAAATAGAGATCGATTTCAGCAAACTTCCGGACGATGAGGAACTGCTTTCGCTTAGGGTAAATAAAAACCTGATAAAGCTGGCCATCAGCAATATTGTAAATAATGCCTGCAAATATTCTAATGAGAATTTGGTGAGCATTAGTATAGAAAGTAATGCGAATATGCTTTCTATTGCTGTAACCGATCGGGGCATCGGTATTCCACAAACAGATATTCAACACATATTTGAACCTTTCTACAGGGCATCGAACACTTCCGATTTTAAAGGTTATGGTGTTGGCCTACCACTTTCGCTCAATATCATTCGTTTGCACAGGGGCAGTATCGGTATTAAATCACAAGAAGGTGTTGGAACAGAGATTAAGGTTTTATTGCCAATTAAGAGTTAG
- a CDS encoding EcsC family protein — translation MTYEQKISGELNFWKFKTLQKPSLLSKVTDKVQKKINSYIPDKVHNAITTAIKQMVKAVLLGSTFTTSKPITDLTLMHREALVKQKIDTYKKTGAAEGGITGAGGFLMSLADFPLLLGIKMKMLFDIAAVYGYDVKDYRERLYILHIFQLAFSSKEESQNIFYKMQNWDDKAHQLPTNIDEFDWLTFQQQYRDYIDLAKLAQMLPFVGAAVGAVANYKLIEKLGKTAIMSYRMRYFSLQSVVLSHEPISDFRLEKGN, via the coding sequence ATGACCTACGAACAAAAAATAAGTGGTGAACTAAATTTCTGGAAGTTTAAAACCTTGCAGAAACCTTCGCTTTTGAGTAAGGTGACGGATAAAGTGCAGAAAAAAATAAACAGCTATATTCCCGACAAGGTTCACAATGCCATTACCACTGCGATTAAACAAATGGTTAAGGCGGTTCTTTTAGGATCTACCTTTACAACCTCGAAACCCATTACCGATTTAACCTTAATGCACCGGGAAGCGTTGGTAAAACAAAAAATTGACACCTACAAAAAAACCGGAGCGGCAGAAGGTGGGATTACGGGTGCTGGTGGTTTTTTAATGAGCCTGGCAGATTTCCCTTTATTGCTGGGCATTAAAATGAAGATGCTTTTTGATATTGCCGCGGTTTACGGATACGATGTTAAAGATTACCGCGAGCGTTTATATATATTACACATTTTTCAACTGGCCTTTTCGAGCAAAGAAGAAAGCCAGAATATATTTTATAAAATGCAGAACTGGGATGATAAAGCCCATCAGTTACCGACTAACATTGATGAATTTGATTGGCTTACCTTTCAACAGCAATACCGCGATTATATCGACTTGGCCAAACTTGCCCAGATGTTGCCTTTTGTTGGCGCAGCGGTAGGAGCAGTTGCCAATTATAAACTGATCGAAAAACTGGGCAAAACTGCTATAATGAGTTATAGAATGAGGTATTTTAGTCTTCAGTCCGTAGTCTTGAGTCATGAGCCAATCAGTGATTTCAGACTGGAGAAAGGGAATTGA
- a CDS encoding bestrophin family protein, with amino-acid sequence MLLRNNIPLTYIFGKIKKELLFVIGYSIGIVVLYENFHVTRISIPVAVPALLGTIISLLLAFRSNQAYDRWWEARILWGAIVNDSRTLSRQILSFTENPYGLDEIEEFKARFIKRQIAWCYALSQSLRGFNARKGLEEYLSAEEVAFVKKRKNVTTTILELHAMDLKRALQEGWINKYQQIEIDKTITGLCNHMGGSERIKNTVFPVTYSKYINMSIHLFIVLLPFGLIEYFGYMEVPLVVAIAAFFLLVEKMAVHLQDPFENKPTDTPTTTICRTIERDLCQMLDDNKIYEDKPQTELAPVGSYYIL; translated from the coding sequence ATGCTATTACGAAATAATATTCCGCTCACCTATATATTCGGAAAGATCAAAAAAGAACTCCTGTTTGTTATTGGTTACTCTATAGGTATTGTGGTATTGTACGAGAATTTTCACGTTACCCGCATTTCCATTCCTGTTGCTGTACCAGCTTTACTAGGAACAATTATTTCGCTTCTATTGGCATTTCGGTCTAACCAGGCATACGATAGATGGTGGGAGGCTAGGATTCTTTGGGGCGCCATAGTTAACGATTCGAGAACCCTCTCCCGCCAGATATTGTCGTTCACTGAGAATCCTTATGGATTAGACGAAATTGAGGAGTTTAAGGCCAGGTTTATTAAACGACAAATTGCCTGGTGTTACGCCTTAAGTCAATCGTTGCGCGGTTTTAATGCACGAAAAGGTTTGGAAGAATACCTTTCCGCAGAAGAAGTTGCCTTCGTTAAGAAACGTAAAAATGTAACCACAACCATATTGGAATTACATGCCATGGATTTAAAAAGGGCATTACAGGAAGGCTGGATCAATAAATACCAGCAGATAGAAATAGACAAAACGATAACAGGTTTATGTAACCACATGGGTGGATCGGAAAGAATTAAAAACACCGTTTTCCCCGTTACGTATAGCAAATATATCAATATGTCGATCCATTTATTCATCGTATTGTTGCCTTTCGGATTGATCGAATATTTTGGTTACATGGAAGTTCCTTTAGTGGTTGCTATTGCAGCGTTCTTTTTATTGGTAGAAAAAATGGCTGTTCATCTTCAGGATCCCTTCGAGAATAAACCTACGGATACTCCGACAACAACAATCTGCAGAACTATTGAACGAGATCTTTGCCAGATGTTAGACGATAATAAAATATATGAGGACAAACCTCAAACAGAATTGGCTCCAGTTGGGTCTTACTACATCTTGTAG
- a CDS encoding SRPBCC family protein, whose product MKFLKILLGIIAVLAIIIIGGSFFLPKNYSVNRTITILAPDSVIYKNIADYNEFYKWNAWSKMDPQAKITITGTAAQPGHLYQWNGEKSGTGQMLINKVDANKMVDMELKFIKPMESIADTRFDIEKAGNGNKVTWTMSGESKGIINKWFGLFMDQMIGKDFENGLKSLKEKSEKGFD is encoded by the coding sequence ATGAAATTTCTCAAAATCTTACTCGGTATTATTGCCGTATTGGCAATAATCATTATTGGAGGCAGTTTTTTCCTACCAAAAAATTACTCCGTTAATCGGACGATCACGATTCTAGCACCAGACAGTGTTATTTACAAAAACATTGCCGATTATAATGAATTCTACAAGTGGAACGCCTGGTCGAAAATGGATCCACAAGCTAAGATCACCATTACTGGAACTGCGGCTCAGCCTGGTCACCTTTATCAATGGAATGGAGAAAAAAGCGGCACCGGACAAATGCTGATTAACAAAGTAGATGCAAATAAGATGGTTGATATGGAATTAAAATTTATCAAACCCATGGAGAGTATCGCAGATACCCGTTTCGATATAGAGAAAGCCGGAAACGGAAATAAAGTAACCTGGACAATGAGCGGCGAAAGCAAAGGAATAATCAATAAATGGTTTGGTTTATTTATGGATCAAATGATCGGCAAAGATTTTGAAAACGGTTTAAAATCCCTGAAAGAAAAATCAGAGAAGGGGTTTGATTAA
- a CDS encoding RNA-binding S4 domain-containing protein yields the protein MTETEKLRIDKYLWAIRLFKTRSLATDACKAGRVKLKGQNIKPSAIVKVGDVYQVSKGVEKKIIEVVELSYNRTDSPTALTKYKDLTPVEETHAFKSMFHAPSLKRDRGTGRPTKKDRRETDDLIGGMFEEE from the coding sequence ATGACAGAGACAGAAAAACTTAGGATAGATAAATATTTATGGGCCATCAGGTTGTTTAAAACCCGGAGCCTTGCTACTGATGCCTGTAAAGCCGGAAGGGTGAAATTGAAAGGTCAGAATATTAAACCATCGGCCATTGTAAAAGTTGGTGATGTTTATCAGGTATCGAAAGGGGTCGAGAAGAAAATCATTGAAGTGGTAGAACTTTCGTACAACAGAACTGATTCGCCAACGGCCTTAACGAAATACAAAGATTTAACTCCAGTAGAAGAAACACATGCCTTTAAATCGATGTTCCATGCGCCAAGCTTAAAACGCGATAGGGGTACAGGACGTCCGACTAAGAAAGATCGTCGCGAAACAGATGACCTGATTGGAGGAATGTTTGAGGAAGAATAG